A DNA window from Vigna unguiculata cultivar IT97K-499-35 chromosome 10, ASM411807v1, whole genome shotgun sequence contains the following coding sequences:
- the LOC114166190 gene encoding auxin-responsive protein SAUR36-like: MQFRLGKRVFRVATWLFRRVRFRTRPNRYYRLGSTSPTRSHNHNPMAKLLTWGTKLKRGAQSLCKKSGSGLDCERAPAVPKGHLAVYVGEENGECRRVLVPVIYFNHPLFSGLLREAEKEFGFEQPGGITIPCRLTEFERVKTRIASGSGLRGRTRRLGWRLHSS, translated from the coding sequence ATGCAGTTCAGGCTAGGCAAGCGCGTTTTCCGTGTCGCCACATGGCTCTTCCGTCGGGTTCGGTTCAGAACCCGACCCAACAGATATTATCGTCTCGGATCCACCTCTCCTACGCGCAGTCACAATCATAATCCCATGGCGAAGCTTCTTACATGGGGGACAAAGTTGAAGAGAGGAGCGCAGTCTCTCTGTAAGAAATCCGGGTCGGGTCTCGATTGCGAGAGGGCCCCGGCGGTGCCGAAAGGGCACTTGGCGGTTTACGTGGGGGAGGAAAACGGCGAGTGTCGCCGGGTTTTGGTGCCGGTGATTTACTTCAACCACCCTCTGTTCAGCGGGTTGTTAAGGGAAGCTGAGAAGGAATTCGGGTTCGAGCAACCCGGTGGGATCACGATTCCGTGCCGACTCACCGAGTTTGAACGGGTCAAAACCCGGATCGCGTCCGGGTCGGGTTTACGCGGGAGAACCCGGAGGTTGGGGTGGCGGCTACATTCTTCTTGA